One candidate division KSB1 bacterium DNA window includes the following coding sequences:
- the glmS gene encoding glutamine--fructose-6-phosphate transaminase (isomerizing) produces the protein MCGIIGYIGKRQAVPVIMEGLKRLEYRGYDSAGIAVQTDSHIQVAKRSGKIAELEDEIQSVELSGNLGIGHTRWATHGAPNKINAHPHSDCNQRIALIHNGIIENYSSIKTELEKSGHIFTTETDTEVLCHLIEAFYVDNFEKAIRYALAEIEGTYGILVISKDEPDCIVAARNGSPLLIGIGKDENFAASDATAIINYTRDVVYLDDGELAILHSKSFTTKTIGDQPVEKYVEKVSFDLESVEKGGFEHFMLKEIFDQPETIANSMRGRLIPEEGNVRLGGLESRIDQLLKASRFIITACGTSWHSSLIGEYIFEEFWRIPVEVDYASEFRYRHPVLDHETIVLAISQSGETADTLAAVREVKKLRYPVYGICNVVGSSIARETVAGVYLHVGPEIGVASTKAFTAQVTVITLIALLLARKKWMSRREGQDIIRELQSIPDKIQKILDANEQIQELANLYHESRNFLYLGRGHNFPVALEGALKLKEISYIHAEGYPAAEMKHGPIALIDENMPVVFLANKDKSYEKILSNIQEVKARRGRVIAVATEGDKDIAKLVDHVIYVPATLDFLSPLLTIIPLQLLAYHIAILRGCNVDQPRNLAKSVTVE, from the coding sequence ATGTGTGGAATAATCGGCTATATTGGTAAAAGGCAAGCGGTTCCAGTTATCATGGAAGGTTTAAAAAGACTGGAATACCGTGGATATGATTCAGCTGGCATAGCCGTACAAACTGATTCTCATATTCAAGTGGCAAAACGTTCCGGGAAAATTGCGGAACTTGAAGATGAAATACAATCAGTTGAGCTTTCAGGTAATCTTGGTATTGGACATACCCGTTGGGCAACCCATGGTGCACCGAATAAAATAAATGCACACCCACATTCGGACTGCAACCAACGAATTGCTCTCATCCATAATGGAATTATTGAAAATTATTCTTCAATCAAAACTGAATTAGAAAAGAGTGGCCATATTTTTACTACTGAGACAGATACGGAAGTTCTTTGCCATTTGATTGAAGCGTTTTATGTTGATAATTTTGAAAAAGCTATTCGTTATGCATTGGCTGAAATTGAGGGGACTTATGGTATCCTTGTCATTTCAAAAGATGAGCCTGATTGCATAGTTGCTGCTAGAAATGGCAGTCCTTTACTAATCGGAATTGGGAAGGATGAGAATTTTGCGGCTTCGGATGCAACTGCTATTATTAATTATACTCGGGATGTTGTATACCTTGACGATGGAGAGTTAGCAATCCTTCATTCTAAATCCTTTACAACCAAAACAATTGGAGATCAGCCTGTAGAAAAATATGTAGAAAAAGTTTCATTTGATCTTGAATCAGTCGAAAAAGGTGGCTTTGAACATTTTATGCTTAAAGAAATCTTTGATCAACCGGAAACTATTGCCAATTCAATGCGAGGAAGATTAATACCGGAAGAAGGTAATGTTCGTTTAGGCGGTTTAGAAAGTAGGATCGATCAATTATTGAAAGCAAGCAGATTTATAATTACAGCGTGTGGAACCAGCTGGCATTCCAGCCTGATCGGTGAATATATTTTTGAGGAATTCTGGCGAATACCGGTTGAAGTAGACTATGCCTCAGAATTTCGGTATAGGCATCCGGTTCTTGATCATGAAACGATCGTTTTGGCAATCAGTCAATCCGGAGAAACTGCGGATACACTAGCTGCAGTACGTGAAGTAAAAAAATTACGCTATCCGGTTTATGGAATTTGTAATGTAGTCGGCAGTAGCATCGCAAGAGAAACCGTTGCCGGCGTTTATCTTCATGTGGGACCGGAAATTGGAGTTGCTTCTACAAAGGCTTTTACTGCCCAGGTAACAGTCATAACACTCATTGCTTTACTTTTGGCTCGCAAGAAATGGATGAGCAGGCGAGAGGGACAGGACATAATACGAGAATTGCAATCTATTCCTGACAAGATTCAAAAAATCCTTGATGCAAATGAACAAATACAAGAGTTGGCAAATTTATATCACGAATCAAGAAATTTTCTTTATCTTGGCAGAGGCCATAATTTTCCCGTTGCATTGGAAGGTGCATTAAAGTTAAAAGAGATATCCTATATTCATGCTGAAGGATATCCAGCCGCTGAAATGAAGCATGGCCCCATTGCATTGATAGATGAAAATATGCCAGTCGTTTTTTTAGCCAATAAAGATAAAAGCTACGAAAAGATATTAAGTAATATCCAAGAGGTGAAAGCACGACGTGGCAGAGTAATTGCTGTAGCGACAGAAGGTGATAAAGATATAGCTAAATTAGTAGATCATGTGATTTATGTTCCTG
- the guaA gene encoding glutamine-hydrolyzing GMP synthase, producing the protein MSKQTNGWVLVLDYGSQYTQLIARRVRECEIYSEIKPYSFSIADIKKNPPGAIILSGGPSSVYEDNAPISDPNIFNLGLPVLGICYGLQIMAKQLGGKVDPSTQREYGPAQLHFTRENELFHSIPGNNTVWMSHGDKLTQLPKGFEIIAHTNNSPITAIKHFDRKLFGIQFHPEVAHTHNGKKIISNFLFNICNLNKGWTSESFLHTTLEKIRTVVGSSKVICGVSGGVDSTVLAELLHRAIGNQLVAIIIDNGLLRENEAEQVIHMFDSKLKIPLNCVDGTEIFLQRLRNVFDPEEKRKIIGETFIYLFEHEARKFKGIQFLAQGTLYPDVIESQSSVGPSATIKSHHNVGGLPETMNLELLEPLRELFKDEVRRIGKFLNIPDELLNRHPFPGPGLAVRIIGDITDEKLVIVRRADKIFIDELKSFGYYNNVWQAFAVLLPVRSVGVMGDERTYENVIALRAVTSVDGMTADWAEIPTKLLAKVSTRIVNEVKGVNRVVYDISSKPPSTIEWE; encoded by the coding sequence GAAATAAAGCCATACAGTTTCTCGATTGCTGATATAAAGAAAAACCCACCTGGAGCAATTATTCTATCGGGAGGGCCGTCTTCAGTCTATGAAGATAATGCTCCAATTTCCGATCCCAATATTTTTAACCTAGGTTTACCTGTTTTAGGGATTTGTTATGGGCTGCAAATAATGGCTAAGCAATTAGGTGGTAAAGTTGATCCATCAACACAACGGGAATATGGCCCGGCACAATTGCATTTTACCCGAGAAAATGAATTGTTCCATTCCATCCCTGGCAATAATACTGTTTGGATGAGTCATGGAGACAAACTAACCCAACTCCCAAAGGGTTTTGAAATAATTGCTCATACAAATAATTCACCCATTACTGCCATCAAGCATTTTGATCGGAAATTATTTGGAATTCAATTTCATCCTGAAGTAGCTCATACTCACAATGGAAAAAAGATCATCTCAAATTTCCTATTTAATATTTGTAATTTAAATAAAGGATGGACTTCGGAATCATTTTTACATACGACGCTAGAAAAAATAAGAACGGTTGTTGGATCTTCAAAGGTAATATGCGGAGTAAGTGGCGGTGTAGATTCGACTGTTCTTGCCGAGCTTCTCCACAGGGCCATTGGTAACCAACTGGTAGCAATTATTATTGATAATGGCTTGTTGCGAGAGAATGAAGCAGAACAAGTAATACATATGTTTGATAGTAAATTGAAAATTCCACTGAATTGTGTAGATGGGACTGAAATATTTTTACAAAGACTGAGAAATGTATTTGATCCGGAAGAAAAAAGAAAAATCATTGGTGAAACTTTTATTTATCTCTTTGAACATGAAGCACGGAAATTTAAAGGTATACAATTTTTAGCACAGGGTACTTTATATCCGGACGTGATTGAAAGCCAGTCTAGTGTTGGGCCATCAGCCACAATAAAATCTCATCACAATGTAGGTGGCCTCCCTGAAACTATGAATTTGGAATTGCTGGAACCATTGCGTGAGCTCTTTAAAGATGAAGTTCGGCGAATCGGTAAGTTTCTAAATATACCCGATGAGTTATTAAATCGACATCCGTTCCCGGGGCCCGGATTAGCGGTACGAATTATTGGTGATATTACCGATGAGAAACTTGTTATTGTAAGGCGTGCTGATAAAATTTTCATTGATGAGTTAAAATCATTTGGATACTATAACAATGTATGGCAGGCATTTGCAGTATTGTTACCCGTACGTTCCGTCGGGGTTATGGGTGATGAAAGGACTTATGAAAATGTCATAGCTTTACGGGCAGTGACTAGCGTTGATGGCATGACAGCTGATTGGGCAGAAATTCCCACTAAACTGTTGGCAAAAGTATCTACTAGAATTGTTAATGAAGTAAAGGGAGTTAACAGAGTGGTTTATGATATCAGTTCTAAACCTCCAAGTACAATTGAATGGGAATAA